Proteins encoded by one window of Flavobacterium sp. N502540:
- the lipB gene encoding lipoyl(octanoyl) transferase LipB has protein sequence MNKKIQLQDLGSRDYKSTWEYQEELFKDIVDLKIRNRREELDLETPNYLLFVEHPHVYTLGKSGDFENLLLNEKQLEAKGATFYKINRGGDITYHGPGQIVGYPILDLENFFTDIHKYLRFLEESIILTLEEYGLKSGRSDGETGVWLDVGTPFARKICALGVRASRWVTMHGFALNVNVDLGYFDNIIPCGIRGKGVTSLQVELGVEKVDEEEVKAKIIKHLTHLFEAEFV, from the coding sequence ATGAATAAAAAAATCCAACTTCAGGATTTAGGAAGCAGAGACTATAAATCGACCTGGGAATATCAGGAAGAACTGTTCAAAGATATAGTCGACCTAAAAATCAGAAACAGAAGAGAAGAGCTCGATCTGGAAACTCCCAATTATTTGTTGTTTGTAGAGCATCCGCACGTCTACACATTAGGCAAAAGCGGGGATTTTGAAAATTTACTCTTGAACGAAAAACAGCTTGAGGCCAAAGGAGCTACCTTTTACAAAATCAATCGTGGTGGTGATATTACCTATCACGGACCGGGACAAATTGTAGGGTATCCAATTTTGGATTTGGAGAATTTTTTTACCGATATTCATAAGTACCTGCGTTTTCTGGAGGAATCTATTATTCTGACTTTGGAAGAATATGGTTTAAAGTCCGGACGAAGTGACGGTGAAACAGGAGTCTGGCTAGACGTTGGAACCCCGTTTGCCAGAAAAATTTGTGCGCTTGGTGTTCGTGCGTCACGCTGGGTAACCATGCATGGATTTGCTTTAAATGTAAATGTCGATTTGGGTTACTTTGATAACATTATCCCATGCGGAATCCGTGGTAAAGGAGTTACTTCTTTGCAGGTAGAGCTTGGCGTCGAAAAAGTTGATGAAGAAGAAGTAAAAGCGAAAATCATCAAACATTTAACTCATTTGTTTGAAGCGGAGTTTGTTTAA